The Terriglobales bacterium genome includes a window with the following:
- a CDS encoding BON domain-containing protein, with product MTLAALALPVLAYPADRVAGGRYDKVIAAEVNKKLQGDIKLNNVRATVEDGAVTLTGSVSRYADKSKAEKKAARVKNVADVRNLIAVRTENLSDAELAQRLARKLAYDPSGYSDRYGTGNMFNHLTLTVRDGVVTLGGQVRNESSRDYAVAVTENEKGVRGMVNQIQLLPTSIFDDDLRLSAARAIYGDSVLSRYANDPGAPIRIVVQNGHITLYGVVSSPMDSQVAEIRARGVSGAFSVENRLVVGKDMAY from the coding sequence ATGACCTTAGCGGCATTGGCGCTGCCGGTTCTGGCTTATCCGGCCGACCGGGTGGCGGGCGGGCGCTACGACAAAGTGATCGCGGCAGAGGTCAACAAGAAACTTCAAGGCGACATCAAGCTGAATAACGTTCGCGCCACCGTCGAGGACGGCGCGGTCACCCTGACCGGCAGCGTCTCTCGCTACGCCGACAAGTCCAAGGCGGAGAAGAAGGCCGCCAGGGTCAAGAACGTGGCCGACGTTCGCAACCTGATCGCGGTGCGGACGGAGAACCTCTCGGACGCGGAGCTGGCGCAGCGCCTGGCGCGCAAACTGGCCTACGACCCCTCGGGTTACTCCGACCGCTATGGCACCGGCAACATGTTCAACCACTTGACCCTGACGGTGCGGGACGGTGTGGTGACCCTGGGCGGCCAGGTGCGCAACGAGAGTTCGCGCGACTACGCCGTGGCGGTCACGGAGAACGAAAAGGGAGTGCGCGGCATGGTGAACCAGATCCAACTCCTGCCCACCTCCATCTTTGACGACGACCTGCGCCTCAGCGCCGCTCGCGCCATCTATGGCGACTCGGTGCTGAGCCGCTACGCTAACGATCCCGGCGCGCCCATCCGCATCGTGGTCCAGAACGGTCACATCACCCTCTACGGAGTGGTGTCCAGCCCCATGGACAGCCAGGTGGCTGAGATTCGCGCGCGTGGGGTCTCCGGTGCCTTCAGCGTGGAGAACCGACTGGTGGTCGGCAAGGACATGGCCTACTGA
- a CDS encoding protein-L-isoaspartate(D-aspartate) O-methyltransferase, with amino-acid sequence MDSGSAQQISDPFHIQRVAMVELQLRGRGIRDPRVLAAMERVPRHEFLGPESQREAYEDRPLPIGHGQTVSQPYIVAAMLEALEIQPSDSVLEIGTGSGYQTALLAELAGKVYSIERHAPLAERARETLARLGYTAVKVVVGDGTEGWPAAAPFDVILVSAAAPKLPPPLLDQLAEGGRMIVPVGFAQGQELELVRKEQGQPLITRLDACRFVPLIGREGFPSGWE; translated from the coding sequence ATGGATTCAGGATCAGCACAGCAGATTTCCGATCCCTTCCACATCCAGCGCGTAGCCATGGTGGAGTTGCAACTGCGCGGCCGCGGCATCCGCGACCCGCGCGTGCTCGCCGCCATGGAGCGCGTCCCCCGGCACGAGTTCCTCGGGCCGGAGTCCCAAAGGGAAGCCTACGAGGACCGCCCTCTGCCCATCGGCCACGGCCAGACCGTCTCCCAGCCCTACATCGTGGCCGCCATGCTCGAGGCCCTCGAGATCCAGCCCTCCGACAGCGTGCTCGAGATCGGCACCGGTTCGGGATATCAGACCGCGCTCCTGGCGGAGCTGGCAGGGAAGGTCTATAGCATCGAGCGCCACGCGCCGCTTGCCGAGCGCGCCCGGGAAACACTCGCGCGCCTGGGATACACGGCCGTCAAGGTGGTGGTCGGCGACGGAACGGAAGGCTGGCCTGCCGCCGCTCCCTTCGACGTCATCCTGGTCTCCGCCGCGGCGCCCAAACTCCCGCCACCGCTGCTCGACCAACTGGCGGAGGGCGGCCGCATGATCGTCCCCGTGGGCTTCGCCCAGGGCCAGGAGCTGGAGCTGGTGCGCAAAGAGCAGGGCCAGCCCCTCATCACTCGCCTGGACGCCTGCCGCTTCGTGCCCCTCATCGGGCGAGAAGGCTTCCCCTCGGGCTGGGAATAG
- a CDS encoding ThiF family adenylyltransferase translates to MPTNWEERYSRQVLFAGIGAEGQRRLAAARVVVVGCGATGSAAAALLARAGVGTLRILDRDYVEASNLQRQSLFDEADATESLPKAIAAARKIAAFNSQIVVEPGVADLTPANIDHLLVGAQLILDGTDNFETRYLINDYAVKAGTPWIYGAAVGSYGVTMNILPSETACLTCLFPEPPRGTVETCDTAGILNSVAHSVASVQATEALKLLVGAKDKLRRTLLSWDAWNNARSEVSAEKPRPDCRTCGAREFPHLAGEGRPHITLCGRNSVQIHERQRPVDFAETSRRLEPHGRVRHNEFVLKFWHEAYEMTVFPDGRAIIKGTTDPAAARSFYARYIGS, encoded by the coding sequence ATGCCGACCAACTGGGAGGAGCGCTACTCGCGCCAGGTGCTGTTTGCGGGCATCGGAGCGGAGGGACAGCGGCGGCTGGCGGCGGCGCGAGTGGTAGTAGTGGGCTGCGGCGCCACCGGCTCGGCGGCGGCGGCGCTCTTGGCGCGCGCCGGCGTGGGCACGCTGCGCATCCTCGACCGCGACTACGTGGAAGCCAGCAACCTGCAGCGGCAGTCGCTCTTCGACGAGGCCGACGCCACCGAATCGCTCCCCAAGGCCATTGCCGCCGCGCGGAAGATCGCCGCCTTTAACTCTCAGATCGTGGTGGAGCCGGGGGTCGCAGACCTGACTCCCGCCAACATCGACCATTTGCTGGTCGGCGCCCAGCTCATCCTCGACGGCACCGACAACTTCGAGACCCGCTACCTCATCAACGATTACGCGGTGAAGGCGGGTACCCCATGGATCTACGGCGCGGCGGTCGGCAGCTACGGCGTGACCATGAACATCCTGCCAAGCGAGACGGCGTGTTTGACCTGCCTCTTCCCCGAACCGCCACGCGGTACGGTCGAGACCTGCGACACGGCTGGCATCCTGAATTCCGTCGCGCACTCTGTGGCCTCGGTGCAGGCGACGGAAGCGCTCAAGCTGCTGGTGGGAGCAAAGGACAAGTTGCGCCGCACGCTGCTTTCCTGGGACGCGTGGAACAACGCGCGTTCGGAGGTTTCGGCGGAGAAGCCGCGCCCCGACTGCCGCACCTGCGGCGCGCGCGAGTTCCCTCACCTGGCGGGCGAAGGACGGCCGCACATCACGCTCTGCGGGCGCAATTCGGTCCAGATCCACGAGCGCCAGCGGCCCGTGGACTTCGCCGAGACCAGCCGCCGCCTCGAACCCCACGGGCGGGTTCGCCACAATGAGTTCGTGCTCAAGTTCTGGCACGAGGCTTACGAGATGACCGTCTTCCCCGACGGCCGCGCCATCATCAAAGGCACCACCGACCCGGCGGCGGCGCGCAGCTTCTACGCCCGCTACATCGGGTCGTAG
- a CDS encoding MFS transporter: MSETGSQVVTGQKPPPPRSLRWVVLVAISLAMFGNYYVYDAIGPLADVLKSQLGFSDANIGLLQAIYSIPNVFMVLIGGVIVDRIGTRKSIFIFGTLCLVGAGITVISGTLPMMAAGRLVFGLGAESLIVAVTTACAKWFRGKELSFAFGINLMIARAGTWLAQNSPTWAKGAYQSWRTPLVIAVGFATLCVVGAVVYWLLEIYAEKRFELGQAGETDKVVFADLFRFGKSYWYIVALCITFYSGIFPFETFAVKFFMEAHGTSRELGGFLISILTAFTMFGTPAFGLLADKVGKRALLMMFGSVLLIPVYLMMGHTHITLYVPMAMMGIAFSLIPAVMWPSVAYIVGQSKLGTAYGLMTMIQNIGLAGFNLLIGWANDHAGASAQNPEGYQLGMWIFSILGLVGLTFAFLLRQSESGPGAHGLETITAGSS; the protein is encoded by the coding sequence ATGAGCGAGACCGGTTCGCAGGTGGTCACAGGACAGAAACCGCCGCCGCCGCGCAGCTTGCGCTGGGTAGTGCTGGTTGCCATCAGCCTGGCCATGTTCGGCAACTACTACGTCTACGACGCCATCGGCCCGCTGGCGGACGTGCTCAAATCGCAGCTCGGCTTCTCCGACGCCAACATCGGCCTGCTACAGGCCATCTACAGCATCCCCAACGTCTTCATGGTGCTGATCGGCGGGGTGATCGTGGACCGCATCGGCACGCGCAAGTCCATCTTCATCTTCGGGACGCTGTGCCTGGTGGGGGCGGGAATCACCGTCATCTCGGGAACGCTGCCCATGATGGCGGCGGGCCGGCTGGTGTTCGGATTGGGGGCGGAATCGCTGATCGTCGCCGTGACCACGGCCTGCGCCAAATGGTTCCGCGGCAAGGAACTGAGCTTCGCCTTCGGCATCAACCTGATGATCGCGCGCGCCGGCACCTGGCTGGCGCAGAACTCGCCCACCTGGGCCAAGGGCGCCTACCAAAGCTGGCGCACTCCGCTGGTGATCGCTGTGGGCTTCGCCACCCTGTGTGTGGTCGGGGCGGTGGTGTACTGGCTGCTTGAGATCTACGCGGAGAAACGCTTCGAGCTGGGACAGGCGGGCGAGACCGATAAGGTGGTGTTCGCCGACCTATTCCGCTTCGGCAAGTCCTACTGGTACATCGTGGCCCTGTGCATCACGTTCTACTCCGGCATCTTCCCCTTCGAGACCTTCGCGGTGAAGTTCTTCATGGAAGCGCACGGCACCAGCCGGGAGTTGGGCGGATTCCTGATCAGCATCCTCACCGCCTTCACTATGTTCGGCACTCCGGCGTTCGGGCTGCTGGCCGACAAGGTGGGCAAGCGCGCCCTGTTGATGATGTTTGGCTCGGTGCTGCTGATCCCCGTCTATCTGATGATGGGTCATACCCACATCACCCTCTATGTTCCCATGGCCATGATGGGCATCGCCTTCTCGCTGATCCCGGCTGTGATGTGGCCCTCGGTGGCTTACATCGTGGGACAGAGCAAGCTGGGCACAGCCTACGGGCTGATGACCATGATCCAGAACATCGGGCTGGCGGGCTTCAATCTGCTCATCGGTTGGGCCAATGACCACGCCGGCGCCAGCGCCCAGAATCCCGAGGGATACCAGCTGGGCATGTGGATCTTCTCCATTCTGGGCCTGGTGGGATTGACGTTCGCCTTCCTGCTGCGCCAGAGCGAGAGCGGCCCGGGGGCGCACGGGCTGGAGACCATCACCGCCGGGAGCAGTTGA
- a CDS encoding cation transporter — protein MADLVLDRQALAQRGKRLEYFTLVWNSLEGIVAVIAGAMAGSISLVGFGFDSFIEVTSGGALLWRMSAEADERRRERIEKVALKIVGGCFLLLSAYMSYEGAADLLRRRAPEQSLLGIILACVSLIVMPLLSRAKRKVGRGLQSAAMHADARQTEFCTYLSAILLAGLLLNAAFGLWWADPVAALVMVPIIAKEGIDALRGDVCCD, from the coding sequence ATGGCCGACTTGGTGCTCGACCGTCAGGCGCTGGCCCAGCGCGGCAAGCGCCTGGAGTACTTCACCCTGGTATGGAACAGCCTGGAAGGGATCGTAGCCGTAATCGCCGGTGCCATGGCGGGGAGCATCTCCCTTGTCGGCTTTGGCTTCGACAGTTTCATCGAGGTGACCTCGGGTGGGGCGCTGCTGTGGCGCATGTCTGCCGAGGCCGACGAACGCCGCCGCGAGCGGATTGAAAAGGTAGCGCTCAAGATTGTCGGCGGATGTTTTCTCTTGCTGTCCGCGTATATGAGCTACGAAGGGGCCGCCGACCTGCTTCGGCGCCGAGCACCGGAACAAAGCCTTCTTGGAATTATCCTGGCGTGCGTTTCGTTGATTGTGATGCCCTTGCTCTCGCGCGCCAAGCGCAAGGTGGGCCGGGGGTTGCAAAGCGCAGCCATGCATGCCGACGCCCGCCAGACCGAGTTCTGCACCTATCTCTCCGCCATCCTGCTCGCGGGATTGCTTCTGAACGCCGCCTTCGGCCTTTGGTGGGCCGACCCGGTCGCCGCCCTGGTGATGGTCCCCATCATTGCCAAAGAGGGCATCGACGCGCTTCGCGGCGACGTGTGCTGCGACTAG
- a CDS encoding cation diffusion facilitator family transporter, translated as MNHKHGHDASHRHEGGSHGHTHGVVDATIASSERGLWAIKWSFVALFITAVLQVVVVFVSGSISLLADTIHNLGDAATAIPLGIAFLFARLKPTKRFPFGYGRVEDLAGMLVVLIIFASAVVAGYESIQRLIHPQKVSHLWAVAVAAVIGFLGNEGVAVFRIRVGKEIGSAALIADGYHARTDGWTSLAVLFGATGVWLGYPIADPIVGMGITIAILFIVWDSLKAVLTRALDGVEPDVVDQIRQTAHEVHGVEDVTEVRARWIGHRMHAEVNIAVEGQLTVVQAHSIANEVHHQLMHNLQFLERAVIHVDPVGESGEIHHAHGHQNAHAADGHLDGGGLTP; from the coding sequence ATGAACCACAAACATGGCCACGATGCCAGTCATCGACACGAGGGTGGATCTCATGGCCATACACATGGGGTTGTTGACGCAACTATTGCGAGTTCGGAACGAGGGCTGTGGGCGATCAAATGGTCATTCGTAGCGCTGTTTATAACGGCTGTTCTCCAGGTCGTCGTCGTCTTCGTTTCGGGAAGCATTAGTCTGCTGGCCGATACCATCCACAATCTCGGTGATGCCGCTACTGCGATTCCGCTTGGAATAGCGTTCCTGTTTGCGAGGCTGAAGCCGACGAAGCGCTTCCCGTTCGGCTACGGCCGCGTTGAGGATCTGGCGGGCATGCTCGTGGTTCTCATCATCTTCGCCAGCGCGGTGGTTGCGGGATACGAGTCCATCCAGCGCCTGATTCATCCCCAGAAGGTGAGTCATCTTTGGGCGGTCGCCGTCGCCGCCGTCATCGGCTTCCTGGGCAATGAAGGGGTTGCGGTCTTTCGTATCAGAGTGGGAAAAGAGATTGGAAGTGCGGCCCTGATTGCGGACGGATACCACGCGCGCACCGATGGCTGGACAAGCCTCGCAGTTCTTTTCGGAGCAACCGGTGTGTGGCTCGGGTATCCAATCGCGGATCCCATTGTTGGAATGGGAATCACAATCGCCATTTTGTTCATCGTCTGGGACTCCCTAAAGGCCGTGCTTACGAGGGCCTTGGATGGCGTGGAGCCGGATGTGGTGGACCAAATACGACAGACCGCTCACGAAGTGCACGGAGTGGAGGATGTTACGGAAGTACGCGCGCGGTGGATCGGGCACCGGATGCACGCTGAAGTCAACATCGCCGTTGAGGGACAGCTTACAGTCGTACAGGCCCACTCCATTGCAAATGAGGTTCATCACCAACTGATGCACAACCTCCAGTTCCTTGAGCGAGCCGTGATCCATGTCGATCCAGTCGGCGAATCAGGCGAAATCCATCACGCACACGGCCATCAGAACGCGCACGCAGCCGACGGCCATCTTGATGGCGGTGGATTGACACCATAA
- a CDS encoding RNA polymerase sigma factor, with translation MTPAKKTTVSGLSEAEAIDGAKKGDARSFDALYDLHKRRVYSLCLRMTGNVAEAEDLTQEAFLQLYRKVATFRGESAFSTWLHRLSVNVVLMHLRKKGLSEVSLEQTLDPEPDEGPKREFGTADLALKGVVDRVNLERAIASLSPGYRTIFVLHDVEGYEHNEIAEMLGCSIGNSKSQLHKARLKLREILRLDRAEKAPRH, from the coding sequence TTGACCCCAGCCAAGAAAACAACAGTCTCCGGACTTTCGGAAGCAGAGGCGATTGACGGGGCCAAAAAAGGGGATGCAAGGTCGTTCGATGCGTTGTACGACCTGCATAAGCGGCGGGTGTACTCACTATGCCTGAGGATGACAGGCAACGTAGCCGAAGCGGAAGATCTGACACAGGAAGCCTTCCTGCAGCTTTACCGCAAGGTGGCGACCTTCCGCGGCGAATCGGCGTTCTCCACCTGGCTGCATCGGCTGTCGGTGAACGTAGTGCTGATGCACCTGCGCAAGAAGGGCCTGTCCGAGGTCTCCCTGGAGCAGACGCTGGACCCCGAACCGGACGAGGGTCCAAAGCGAGAGTTCGGGACGGCGGACCTGGCCCTGAAAGGGGTGGTCGACCGGGTGAACTTGGAGCGGGCCATCGCCAGCCTGTCGCCGGGCTACCGCACGATTTTCGTGCTGCATGACGTGGAAGGGTATGAGCACAACGAGATCGCGGAGATGCTGGGATGCTCGATCGGCAACAGCAAGTCGCAGCTGCACAAGGCACGGCTGAAGCTGCGCGAGATTCTGCGGCTGGATAGAGCTGAGAAGGCCCCGCGGCACTGA
- a CDS encoding DUF4097 family beta strand repeat-containing protein, whose product MGRENQNRKLAWLLVAGWAGLTLAGAQTKELQYLAAPGASVSLTNDIGPVTVRYAEGHKIVVKSKANSNKVEVDAEQKGNRFEIRTHILQPGSEEEQKVEYEIFLPAKVGITVRANTGPIRVKGLRGSEVILEGDSSPVEVHEVDAGGQHLHVRTVSGTITLGNVSSAHLEVRSLSGDVSLENVSGPKVQVTTTQGDIRYQGEFGSNGEYSLISHSGDIDVALPEGASVDMMAESVEGSADNDFPLQRKQHSSFLPHKGRSFSGTSHSGSSSVQLSSFSGKIRVKKQ is encoded by the coding sequence ATGGGACGCGAGAATCAAAACAGGAAGCTGGCCTGGCTGCTAGTCGCCGGATGGGCGGGACTCACCTTGGCGGGCGCGCAGACCAAAGAGCTGCAGTACCTGGCCGCACCCGGCGCCTCGGTTTCCCTCACCAACGATATCGGCCCAGTCACCGTCCGCTATGCCGAGGGCCACAAGATCGTGGTCAAGAGCAAGGCCAACTCCAACAAGGTCGAGGTGGACGCCGAGCAGAAAGGCAACCGCTTTGAGATCCGCACTCACATCCTGCAGCCGGGCTCCGAGGAGGAACAGAAGGTGGAGTACGAGATCTTTCTCCCGGCCAAGGTCGGGATCACCGTACGCGCCAACACCGGCCCCATCCGGGTGAAAGGCCTGCGCGGCTCCGAAGTGATCCTGGAAGGGGACTCCTCTCCCGTGGAGGTGCACGAGGTGGACGCGGGCGGGCAGCACCTGCACGTGCGCACGGTAAGCGGAACCATCACGCTGGGCAACGTCTCCAGCGCCCACCTGGAGGTCCGCTCCTTGAGCGGCGACGTGTCGTTGGAGAACGTTTCCGGCCCCAAGGTGCAGGTGACCACCACCCAGGGCGACATCCGCTACCAGGGCGAGTTCGGTTCCAACGGCGAGTACTCACTCATCAGCCATTCGGGAGACATCGACGTGGCGCTGCCCGAGGGCGCTTCTGTGGACATGATGGCGGAGTCGGTCGAGGGCTCGGCGGACAATGATTTCCCCCTGCAGCGCAAACAGCACTCCTCCTTCCTCCCGCACAAAGGACGTTCCTTCTCAGGTACTTCCCACTCCGGTTCCTCCAGCGTCCAGCTCAGTTCCTTCAGTGGTAAAATCCGCGTCAAGAAGCAGTAA
- a CDS encoding shikimate kinase produces the protein MFLVGFMGAGKSRVGRALARRLGWRFVDLDRRVEAHAGRSIARMFRESGEAAFRQAETAGLKRLLGELKDSSGTVVALGGGVSAQAENRRLLRGAQTVFLDVPAGTLWERCRGERGKRPLVEDEASFLRLYDSRRPHYAAAGMRVEAADRSAKELAAEIVEKLGFTQGSTTGKRERL, from the coding sequence GTGTTCCTCGTGGGCTTCATGGGCGCGGGCAAGAGCCGCGTCGGCCGCGCCCTGGCCCGGCGACTGGGCTGGCGTTTCGTGGATCTCGACCGCCGGGTGGAAGCGCACGCGGGCCGCTCCATCGCGCGGATGTTTCGGGAGTCGGGCGAAGCCGCCTTCCGCCAGGCCGAAACGGCGGGATTGAAGCGATTGCTGGGCGAGCTCAAGGACTCGTCGGGAACCGTGGTGGCGCTGGGCGGCGGGGTTTCGGCGCAGGCAGAAAACCGAAGGCTGTTGCGGGGAGCGCAGACGGTGTTTCTGGATGTTCCCGCGGGAACGCTGTGGGAGCGCTGCCGCGGGGAACGCGGGAAGCGGCCTCTGGTAGAGGACGAGGCAAGTTTTCTGCGGCTGTATGACTCCCGGCGTCCGCACTACGCGGCCGCGGGGATGCGGGTGGAAGCGGCGGACCGCAGCGCCAAGGAGCTGGCGGCGGAGATCGTCGAAAAACTGGGATTCACTCAAGGAAGCACAACCGGGAAACGGGAGAGATTGTGA
- the galT gene encoding galactose-1-phosphate uridylyltransferase: MPELRQNRFTKEWVIVATERAKRPEELKVKRDAKPLPTYVPTCPFCPGNEALAPPEVWRMPASTEGDWRVRVLPNKFAALAREGQPTRKIVRSRRTINGVGIHDVIVETPDHSLTTALLSDSQVADILRSYKARFEAASADSRVAHVIIFKNHGIAAGTSLEHPHSQMIASPVISSQVRGRLTEALRHFDEFGECMFCEILQEEFADPVRIVLVTEHFVALEPFASPTPFCTHIFPRRHMASFGAISQPEIEGLAHVLRSVLAKLYHGLDNPDFNYTIRTAPHESAGVTYYHWYLSIIPRLTRVAGFELGSGMFINTMLPEVAAEFLRNVKV, encoded by the coding sequence ATGCCGGAGCTACGCCAGAACCGCTTCACCAAGGAGTGGGTGATCGTCGCCACCGAGCGCGCCAAGCGCCCGGAGGAACTCAAGGTCAAGCGCGACGCCAAGCCATTGCCGACCTACGTCCCAACCTGCCCCTTCTGTCCAGGGAACGAAGCCCTGGCCCCGCCTGAGGTGTGGCGCATGCCCGCGAGCACGGAAGGAGACTGGCGGGTGCGGGTGCTTCCCAACAAGTTCGCCGCGCTCGCTCGCGAAGGGCAGCCCACGCGCAAGATCGTGCGCTCGCGGCGCACCATCAACGGCGTGGGCATCCACGACGTCATCGTGGAGACGCCGGACCACTCGCTGACCACCGCCCTGCTGAGCGATTCTCAGGTGGCGGACATCCTGCGCTCCTACAAGGCGCGCTTCGAGGCGGCCAGCGCCGACTCGCGCGTGGCTCACGTCATCATCTTCAAGAACCACGGAATCGCCGCCGGCACCAGCCTGGAGCATCCCCACTCCCAGATGATTGCCAGCCCGGTGATCTCTTCCCAGGTGCGCGGGCGGCTGACCGAAGCCCTGCGCCACTTCGACGAGTTCGGTGAGTGCATGTTCTGCGAGATCCTGCAGGAGGAGTTCGCCGATCCGGTGCGCATTGTTTTGGTCACAGAACATTTTGTGGCCCTGGAACCCTTTGCCTCGCCCACGCCCTTCTGTACCCACATCTTCCCGCGGCGGCACATGGCCAGCTTCGGAGCCATCAGCCAGCCGGAGATAGAGGGCCTGGCCCACGTGCTGCGCAGCGTCCTGGCCAAGCTCTACCACGGCCTCGACAATCCCGACTTCAACTACACCATCCGCACCGCGCCGCATGAGAGCGCCGGCGTCACCTACTACCACTGGTATCTGAGCATCATCCCGCGGCTCACGCGCGTGGCCGGCTTCGAGCTGGGCTCCGGCATGTTCATCAACACCATGCTCCCGGAAGTGGCGGCCGAGTTCCTGCGCAACGTGAAGGTGTAG
- the asd gene encoding aspartate-semialdehyde dehydrogenase: MNDGKIPVGILGATGTVGQRMVQLLERHPWFEVAWLGASERSVGQTYAEATRWRLKTPIPVHVAALKVSEPNPENAPQVVFAALDAAVAQKLEPHFAAAGHALISNSSAFRMQPDVPLVIPEVNPDHLRVLECQSWRKKSGGFLVTNSNCSAMGLTLALAPLHQRFGVEQVFVVTMQAVSGAGYPGVASLDILGNVIPYIAREEEKMESETRKMLGRVGDSSIEPAEFVISAQCNRVAVEDGHTESVSVKLKKPATAEEIISAWQGFRGLPQELRLPSAPESPLFYDPAPDRPQPRLDVERGAGMSATLGRLRPCNLLDWKFTVLSHNTIRGAAGAALLNAELLKAQGYLG, encoded by the coding sequence ATGAATGACGGGAAAATCCCGGTCGGGATCCTGGGCGCCACGGGCACCGTGGGCCAGCGCATGGTGCAGTTGCTGGAGCGCCATCCCTGGTTCGAGGTGGCCTGGCTGGGAGCCTCGGAGCGCTCCGTGGGGCAGACCTACGCCGAAGCCACGCGCTGGCGATTGAAGACTCCCATCCCCGTCCATGTCGCGGCGCTGAAGGTCTCGGAGCCGAACCCGGAGAACGCCCCCCAGGTGGTCTTTGCCGCTCTCGACGCCGCGGTGGCGCAGAAGTTGGAGCCGCACTTTGCGGCTGCCGGACACGCCCTCATCTCCAACTCCAGCGCCTTCCGCATGCAGCCTGACGTGCCGCTGGTGATCCCCGAGGTCAATCCCGACCACCTACGCGTGCTCGAATGCCAGTCCTGGCGCAAGAAGTCCGGCGGGTTTCTGGTGACCAATTCCAACTGCTCGGCCATGGGGCTCACGCTGGCGCTGGCGCCACTCCACCAGCGCTTTGGAGTGGAACAGGTCTTCGTGGTCACCATGCAGGCGGTGAGCGGCGCGGGATACCCGGGCGTGGCGTCGCTGGACATCCTGGGCAACGTGATTCCCTACATCGCGCGCGAAGAAGAGAAGATGGAATCGGAGACGCGCAAGATGCTGGGCCGGGTGGGCGACTCGAGCATCGAGCCGGCGGAGTTCGTGATCAGCGCGCAGTGCAACCGCGTGGCGGTGGAGGACGGGCACACGGAATCGGTCTCGGTGAAGCTCAAGAAGCCGGCCACGGCGGAGGAGATCATCTCGGCGTGGCAGGGCTTCCGCGGGCTGCCGCAGGAGCTGCGCCTGCCCAGCGCCCCCGAATCTCCGCTTTTTTACGACCCGGCGCCCGACCGGCCGCAGCCGCGGCTGGACGTGGAGCGGGGCGCGGGCATGTCGGCGACCCTGGGCCGCTTGCGGCCCTGCAATCTGCTGGACTGGAAGTTCACCGTGCTCTCCCACAACACCATCCGCGGAGCCGCGGGCGCGGCCCTGCTCAATGCTGAACTCCTGAAAGCGCAGGGATATCTGGGTTGA